A stretch of the Gossypium hirsutum isolate 1008001.06 chromosome D07, Gossypium_hirsutum_v2.1, whole genome shotgun sequence genome encodes the following:
- the LOC107953789 gene encoding uncharacterized protein isoform X2, translating into MKKMKGVAASMGYSPYPMYEDQRTRFKHQSLMQDFEDLHKETEAMRMKLQMMKEQKLTLLAEVRFLKRRHKFLMQNRSSNTLAGRNFVQPQSTVVKRSKSNVKEKKSTGKEHSLRHLAIGFDLNQKGKTYSEKETTFAHPSLIFDLNQKQHKNINGEEVILRSSSPILDLNQRERLYSGKEATAPTMTPIFDLNQISLSSIVERGGRTTSYGQFNENRGIQEKFNPNGK; encoded by the exons atgaaaaagatgaaagGGGTTGCTGCTTCCATGGGGTATTCTCCATATCCTATGTATGAGGACCAAAGGACCAGGTTCAAGCACCAGAGCCTTATGCAAGACTTTGAAGACTTGCACAAg GAAACAGAAGCCATGAGAATGAAATTGCAGATGATGAAAGAGCAAAAATTAACCCTTTTGGCCGAAGTTCG GTTTTTGAAACGGAGGCACAAGTTCTTGATGCAAAACCGATCTTCCAACACCCTAGCCGGCCGAAACTTTGTGCAACCACAGAGTACGGTGGTTAAAAGAAGCAAATCAAATGTGAAGGAAAAGAAATCAACTGGAAAGGAACACAGTTTGCGACATCTAGCTATTGGGTTCGATCTGAACCAAAAGGGAAAGACTTATAGTGAAAAGGAAACCACTTTCGCTCATCCTTCTCTGATATTTGACTTAAATCAGAAGCAGCACAAAAATATCAATGGCGAGGAAGTTATTCTGCGAAGTTCTTCACCAATTCTTGACTTAAACCAGAGGGAAAGGCTTTACAGTGGAAAGGAGGCTACCGCTCCAACCATGACGCCAATTTTCGATTTAAACCAGATTTCG TTGTCTTCCATTGTAGAGAGAGGAGGAAGAACTACAAGCTATGGACAATTCAATGAGAATAGAGGAATTCAAGAAAAGTTCAATCCGAATGGCAAGTGA
- the LOC107953790 gene encoding nucleoid-associated protein At4g30620, chloroplastic — protein MASSSVVTTQISNQLGTTDWKKSIPSLSLGNLNLNKNLAGKQFLSLSAPQKSGLNYKSLRVNGLFGGKKENGEKGDDAPSKAGILGNMQNLYETVKKAQMVVQVEAVRVQKELAAAEFDGYCEGELIKATLSGNQQPVRIEITEAAMELGAEKLSLLVNEAYKDAHQKSVQAMKERMSDLAQSLGMPQGLSEGLKQQ, from the exons ATGGCTTCGTCAAGTGTCGTGActactcaaatatcaaatcaactTGGAACCACTGATTGGAAGAAGTCCATCCCTTCACTCTCCCTTg GTAACttaaacttgaataaaaatcTAGCTGGTAAGCAGTTTTTATCATTGTCAGCTCCTCAAAAATCTGGGTTGAACTATAAATCCCTACGTGTAAATGGTCTGTTCGGAGGAAAAAAGGAAAATGGTGAGAAGGGTGATGATGCACCTTCCAAG GCAGGAATTCTTGGGAACATGCAAAACCTATATGAGACAGTAAAGAAAGCACAAATGGTTGTCCAGGTTGAGGCTGTGCGAGTGCAAAAGGAACTTGCCGC AGCAGAGTTCGATGGCTACTGTGAAGGTGAGCTGATTA AGGCAACTTTATCTGGAAATCAGCAACCTGTACGCATAGAGATCACTGAGGCAGCAATGGAATTGGGTGCAGAA AAGCTATCTCTTTTAGTTAATGAAGCATACAAGGATGCACACCAAAAAAGTGTCCAG GCCATGAAGGAAAGAATGAGTGACCTTGCACAAAGCTTAGGTATGCCACAAGGTCTCAGTGAGGGATTAAAACAACAATGA
- the LOC107953788 gene encoding uncharacterized protein, with amino-acid sequence MEFKYRAVDERPPKDFPPPSSTFNPLPPQGFLPHPVNLELGKAQLREAIVASDIARRRALEAQVRRELETGLPLDQRLTLHLHSHSTLPFMHHFNNYNRCRSESPFSLFPPSLPLSPILLPSPLTQVLENEVKNTTENKKLIILEKPDPNRVVGVKRKTPPLEGTGELPLPSISSKGKQHDEWSCAICRVCTTSEKGFTEHLQGKKHKANEARLRANILEKSSNTSTKTITVQKKLGLSNQNEKDELLSKGEKAEERFTEKKYADSFEKEQTDEVEMTPELSKKKKFKFWCDICLVGVHSEVVMETHKKGKKHIAGLLKLDKI; translated from the exons ATGGAATTCAAATACAGAGCTGTTGATGAACGGCCGCCGAAGGATTTCCCTCCACCCTCCTCAACTTTCAATCCTTTACCGCCTCAAGGATTTCTACCCCACCCTGTCAACCTGGAATTGGGGAAGGCCCAACTCCGAGAAGCGATCGTCGCCTCGGATATTGCTCGTCGGAGAGCCTTAGAAGCTCAAGTCAGAAGGGAGTTAGAAACGGGCTTACCTTTAGACCAAAGGCTCACATTGCACCTCCACTCTCACTCTACCCTTCCTTTCATGCATCACTTTAATAACTATAATCGCTGCCGCTCGGAGTCGCCTTTCAGCTTGTTTCCACCGTCACTTCCCCTGTCGCCGATCTTGTTACCCTCACCTCTGACACAGGTTTTGGAAAATGAAGTTAAAAATACTACGGAGAACAAGAAGTTGATTATATTG GAAAAGCCTGATCCTAATCGTGTTGTCGGAGTAAAGCGGAAAACACCACCTCTGGAAGGAACTGGTGAACTGCCTCTGCCTTCAATTAGCTCGAAGGGGAAACAGCATGATGAGTGGAGTTGTGCTATTTGTCGAGTCTGCACCACAAGCGAGAAAGGTTTCACTGAACACCTTCAAGGTAAGAAGCACAAGGCTAACGAAGCAAGGCTAAGAGCTAACATACTGGAGAAGAGTTCTAATACCAGTACCAAGACCATAACAGTGCAAAAGAAACTCGGACTCTCAAATCAGAATGAAAAGGATGAGCTGCTGAGTAAGGGAGAGAAGGCAGAAGAAAGGTTTACAGAGAAGAAATATGCAGATTCCTTCGAGAAAGAACAAACGGATGAGGTGGAGATGACACCAGAACTTAGcaaaaagaagaaatttaagTTTTGGTGTGACATCTGTTTAGTTGGTGTGCATTCTGAGGTGGTAATGGAAACTCATAAGAAGGGGAAGAAGCACATTGCTGGGCTCCTGAAACTTGACAAAATATAG
- the LOC107953789 gene encoding uncharacterized protein isoform X1, translating into MKKMKGVAASMGYSPYPMYEDQRTRFKHQSLMQDFEDLHKETEAMRMKLQMMKEQKLTLLAEVRFLKRRHKFLMQNRSSNTLAGRNFVQPQSTVVKRSKSNVKEKKSTGKEHSLRHLAIGFDLNQKGKTYSEKETTFAHPSLIFDLNQKQHKNINGEEVILRSSSPILDLNQRERLYSGKEATAPTMTPIFDLNQISREEEELQAMDNSMRIEEFKKSSIRMASDEQHNDIKISACRNTGNGPNRVGKRKISWQDQVALRV; encoded by the exons atgaaaaagatgaaagGGGTTGCTGCTTCCATGGGGTATTCTCCATATCCTATGTATGAGGACCAAAGGACCAGGTTCAAGCACCAGAGCCTTATGCAAGACTTTGAAGACTTGCACAAg GAAACAGAAGCCATGAGAATGAAATTGCAGATGATGAAAGAGCAAAAATTAACCCTTTTGGCCGAAGTTCG GTTTTTGAAACGGAGGCACAAGTTCTTGATGCAAAACCGATCTTCCAACACCCTAGCCGGCCGAAACTTTGTGCAACCACAGAGTACGGTGGTTAAAAGAAGCAAATCAAATGTGAAGGAAAAGAAATCAACTGGAAAGGAACACAGTTTGCGACATCTAGCTATTGGGTTCGATCTGAACCAAAAGGGAAAGACTTATAGTGAAAAGGAAACCACTTTCGCTCATCCTTCTCTGATATTTGACTTAAATCAGAAGCAGCACAAAAATATCAATGGCGAGGAAGTTATTCTGCGAAGTTCTTCACCAATTCTTGACTTAAACCAGAGGGAAAGGCTTTACAGTGGAAAGGAGGCTACCGCTCCAACCATGACGCCAATTTTCGATTTAAACCAGATTTCG AGAGAGGAGGAAGAACTACAAGCTATGGACAATTCAATGAGAATAGAGGAATTCAAGAAAAGTTCAATCCGAATGGCAAGTGATGAGCAGCACAATGATATCAAAATATCAGCCTGCAGGAACACCGGGAACGGACCGAACAGAGTTGGGAAAAGAAAGATCTCATGGCAAGATCAGGTGGCATTGAGGGTTTAA